TATGCAACACGACGGTGCCATCCGCCTTGGTTTCCACGGTCATCTTGGAATAATCGGGGCGCGGCAACTGTGCGTTTGTTGCCTCGATCTGCTGCGCTTGCGCCGCATTTGCGGGATCGTCGCGCAGTTCGTGCGTTCGCGGATCGATGATCACGCGCAGTCCGGCGCTGATAGTCGGTGCTGAATCGGTCGGGCCGGCATCGAGTCCGCTGTCGAACCGACGATGCAGCGCGGTGATTTTTTTCGTAGCTGATTCTGCCGCGGCTGTAATTAAGGCGGAAGATGCGGGAATCCCATCGCTTGGCGCATTCGATTGCGCGGCAGCCGCGAGTGGCAAAACCATCAGGCAAAAAGTCAGTTTGAGTAACATGATTTATCTCCGCAGTGCGTAGACGCAGCATAACCGCGCAACAATAACCAAGGTGTGAAGTGGGTGGCGATCCGGCATGCCGTGACGCCGCGCGCAACCGCAGTAATTTCTACCCGATGACGGCGGTGGCTGGCTATAATCGTTGGACAATACGATCACATAATCCGTCGCCGCAGCGGGCCTGCGGTCTGGCATGCAACACGCCACGAGGCAGTAGAGACAACGCATGAATATTCTTCAAGACATACTCAACCAAGATCTCGATCCGGTCGAGACCCAGGAGTGGATCGATGCGCTGAACGCCGTGATCGGCGTCGATGGCGCCGAACGCGCGCATTACCTGCTTGAGCGCATGGTCGATGCAACGCGCCGTGCCGGCGGCCATCTGCCGTTTATGCCGACCACCGAATACGTCAACACCATTCCGACTTCGGCTGAGCCGCATTCTCCGGGCGACGCGGCGATCGAATGGCGGATCCGTTCGATCCTGCGCTGGAACGCGCTCGCCACAGTCGTGCGCGCGAATCGCAAGCCCGGCGAGCTCGGCGGCCACATCGCCAGTTTCGCGTCGAGCGCCACGCTTTACGACGTCGGTTTCAATCATTTCTTCCATGCTCCTGACGAAACCCATCCGGGCGACCTGCTATACGTGCAAGGACATTCGAGCCCCGGCATTTATGCGCGCGCGTTTCTCGAAGGCCGCATCAGCGAAGAGCAACTCGACAACTTCCGCATGGAAACCGGCGGCAAGGGTTTGTCGTCGTATCCGCATCCGTGGCTGATGCCGGAATTCTGGCAAACCCCGACCGTATCGATGGGCCTCGGCCCGATCAGTGCGATCTACCAAGCGCGCTTCTGGAAATATCTGGAAGGCCGCAAGCTCATGCCCGAATCCAACCGCAAGGTTTGGTGTTTCATGGGCGACGGTGAAACCGACGAGCCCGAGTCGCTCGGCGCGATCACACTCGGCGGACGCGAGAAACTCGACAACCTGGTGTTCGTGATCAACTGCAACTTGCAGCGTCTCGACGGCCCGGTGCGCGGCAACGGCAAGATCATCCAGGAACTCGAAGGTGCGTTCCGCGGCGCGGGCTGGAACGTCGTCAAAGTAGTCTGGGGTAGCTACTGGGATCCACTGCTCGCGCGCGATACCAAAGGCGTTTTGCGCAAGCTCATGATGGAAACGCTCGACGGCGAGTATCAGAACTGCAAGGCGTTTGGCGGCGCGTATACACGCGAACATTTCTTCGGCAAATATCCCGAAACCGCCGAGATGGTGGCAAACCTCAGCGACGAGGATATCTGGCGCCTGAATCGCGGCGGCCACGATCCGCACAAGGTGTATGCGGCCTACGCCGAAGCCATGGCGCACAAGGGCCAGCCGACCGTGATCCTGGCGAAAACCGTCAAGGGTTATGGCATGGGCCTAGCCGGTGAATCGCTGAATCCAACGCACAACCAGAAGAAGATGGATACCGCCGCGGTCAAGGCGTTCCGCGATCGTTTTGCGATTCCGGTACCCGACGACAAGCTCGACGACGTGCCGTATTACCACCCGGGCGTGGATTCGCCCGAGGTCAAATACATGCTCGAAAAACGCAAGGCGCTCGGCGGTTTTCTGCCACACCGACGCACCAAGAGCGAATCCTTGCCGACACCGGATCTCGCGTTTTTTGAGCAGGTCACCAAGAGCACCGGCGAGCGCGAAATCTCGACCACGATGGCGTTTGTGCGCGCGCTCAATCTGACCTTGCGCGACAAGATCATCGCGCCGCGCATCGTGCCAATCGTCGCCGATGAGGCACGCACATTCGGCATGGAAGGCATGTTCCGCCAGATCGGCATCTATGCGCCGTTCGGCCAGAAGTACAAGCCGGTCGATGCCGATCAACTGATGTATTACCGTGAGGATCAAACCGGGCAGGTACTGCAGGAAGGCATCACCGAAGCAGGCGCGATGGGCAGCTGGCTGGCTGCGGCGACGAGCTACAGCACCAACAATCTGCCGATGTTGCCGGTGTTCATTTTCTACTCGATGTTCGGCATGCAGCGCATCGGTGACCTGTGCTGGCTCGCCGGCGACATGCGCGCACGCGGTTTCCTGATCGGCGGCACTGCCGGTCGCACGACGTTGAACGGCGAAGGCTTGCAGCACGAAGACGGCCATTCGCATCTGCTTGCGGGCGCGATTCCGAACTGTCGCAGCTATGATCCGACCTTCGCCTACGAAGTGGCCGTGATCATGCAGGACGGCATGCGTCGCATGCTCACGGAGCAGGAAGATTGCTTCTACTACGTTACCGTGATGAACGAAAATTACGCGCATCCGGAAATGCCGGCTGGCGCCGAGGAAGGCATCGTCAAGGGCATGTATCTGTTCAAGGACGGTGGCAAGGCCAAGCTCAAGGCGCAACTGCTCGGTTCGGGCACGATTCTGCGCGAGGCGATTTTCGCGGCCGAATTGCTCGAGAAGGATTTCGGCGTGAAGTGCGATATCTGGAGCTGCCCGAGTTTCAACGCACTGCGTCGAGACGGCTTCGATGCAGAACGCGACAATCGTCTGCATCCTGAAGCGAAAAAACCGCGCAAGGCGTATGTCACGGAATGCCTGGAAGGTCGTCAGGGTCCGGCGATTGCAGCCACCGATTATGTGCGCAATTACGCCGACCAGATTCGCGCGTTCGTGCCGCAGAAATACACCGTGCTCGGCACCGATGGATTTGGTCGTTCCGATACACGCGCCAATCTGCGGCGCTTCTTCGAGGTGGATCGTTTCTACATCGCACACGCCACGATTGCGGCGCTGGCCGATGAAGGCAAATTGACCAAGGCGGATGTCAGCAAGGCGATCAAGCTGTACGGCATCGATCCGGAAAAGGCCAACCCGATCGGCGTGTGATTTTTTTCAGCGCATAAAAAAACGGCGGCCCGGATCACGAGCCGCCGTTTCTGTTTTCAGACTTGCGTTGCGAAAGATCAGCCGGCAATGCCCTTCGGATCCGGGCCGTACTGGTTGCTGCCGCGCGTGCCTTCGAGGCAGAAGATCACGATCAACGCGATGTTGGCCAGCGGTACGAGCATCAGCAAATAGAACCAGCCGGTCATGTCGCGATCATGCAGGCGACGCACCGCAACAGCAATCGATGGCACCAGCACTGCCAGCGTATACAAACCGCTGAGCAAGCCGAAACCGTTTGCTGCACGCATGCCGAGCAGGCCATCGATAAAGGCCAGAACGAAGCTGATGATGAGCGAGAACAGGATGAACATCCAGAATTCCTTGCGCCGCGCACGGCCCGAAAAATCCGCAAATTTCTTCAATACCCCGATGTACCAATCCATATGAACTCCCCAAAGATTTGCGCCGATCGTAACCACCACCCGACGGATAGCGCGACGGCGCAAGAATGATGTGCTGCATTTGCAGGAAATACAATATCCGCCGCGCATGTATGCACTGCGCGGCGGGTTATGATTTGCGATCCGATCCTTGTCCGGTTCATGCCATGTTGCTGCGTAACGCCTTTTTGATCTTGATGTTTGCCGCGTTGTTCGCGTGTTCCGGCTCACCACCGCCGATCGATGCAGCGCAGGCTGCTCAAGTTGCCGCGTCGGCACGTGATGCCAAGGCGAGCAAGGATCTAGCGTTGTACGAACAAATGCGCAGCGCCAACAAGAACGATCTCGCGGCCCAGCTTGGTAAGGAATTGCTCGCGAAATATCCCGAAAGTACGGCCGCAGCGAAGGTCAAGGAAAGCATCGAGCAGGTCAACAACGGTGCGCAAGCCGAAAAAGAAGCGCAACGCATCGCCAGATTGTGGACCTACAACACCGCGCCTGAAGCTGGCGGTTCGCAGTATTCGGCGTACGTGTATGCCAAAGACGAAGTCAGTGCCGGCGGCAAGACGCAGCGCTTGCGGCTGGTATTGCGCCAGCATCCGAGCTGGGGCCAGAGTGTGTATCTGCTGCTCGAATCCGGTGGTTTCCGGTGCGGCGCGGATTGTTCGGCCAGCGTGCGTTTCGACGATCAGCCGGCGCAGCGCATGGCGATGACAATTCCGCCCACCGGCGAGCCGGCGATTTTCATCGACGACAACAAAGGTTTTATCGCCAAGCTGGCCAAGGCGCGCTGGCTGCATATCGATGCCCAGCTCAAGGGCGCGTCGGCCAAGCATGTCGTGAGTTTCGAAGTGGCCGGTTTCGATGCGGCGCGTATGCCAAACAAGCCGCACTGAGCCGGGTCGGACAGGCGGCTGCTATACTTCACAGCCTGACAATTCCATCGGTGCAAACCCATGCCGCAAGCGCCTTTCGCCCCCGTGAATCTGATTCCCGCCAACGCCGAAAACCGCTATGAGGTCACGAGCGCCGATCTGCCGTTGTCGTGTCCGATGCCCGGCATGAGCCTGTGGAATTCGCACCCGAAAGTGTATTTGGCGATCGAGGCAACCGGCGGCGCCAAGTGCCCGTACTGCGGCGCGCAATATGTGTTGTTAGACTGATTCAACGGCCCGTGTCGGCGCGCATGCTCAGTGTTGTGCAACTGCTGCCTGCGCTGAACGCCGGTGGTGTGGAACGCTCGACTCTGGAGATCGGCGCGGCGCTGGTCGCGGCCGGACATCGTTCCATCGTGATTTCCGCTGGCGGCCGATTGCTGCCGCAACTGCTCGCGCAGGGCAGCGAACATATCGCCGTGCCGGTCGGCCAAAAATCGCTCGCGACGCTGCGCCACATCTGGACGCTTAAACGGCTATTCGCCGAACTGAAACCTGACATCGTGCACGCACGTTCGCGTCTGCCAGCGTGGCTGGCTTACTGCGCAATGCGTGGCATGCACGGGCTACGTCCGCATTTTGTCACCACCGTGCACGGGCTGAATTCGCCGGGCCGCTACAGCGCGATCATGACGCGTGGCGAGCGTGTGATCTGCGTTTCCGATACGGTGCGCGATTATGTGCGTAAGCATTATCCGCAAACCGATCCGGCACGCCTCAGCGTGATTCCACGCGGCATCGCGCCTGACGAATTTCCGTTTGCCTATCAACCTTCGTCGGCATGGCGCGAAAAATTTTTCGCAGAATTTCCGCAGCTTGCAGGCGCGCCGCTGCTGACCTTGTCCGGGCGCGGCACACGGCTCAAAGGCCATCACGATGCGATCGAACTGCTGGCCGATCTCAAGGCGCAAGGAATCAACGCGCGCCTGATCCTGCTTGGCGCGCGTGAGCCGGGCCGCGAAACCTACATCGCCGAACTCGAACAACTCGCCGCCGTGCGTGGTGTGAGCGAAGCCATCGCCATCACCGCGCCGCGCGCCGATGTGCGCGATGTCTATGCAATTTCCGCGCTGGTGTTGCAACTGTCGAACAAGCCCGAATCGTTCGGGCGCACCGTGGTCGAGGCCTTGAGTCTGGGCCGGCCGGTGCTCGGTTATGCGCACGGCGGCGTCGGCGAATTGCTCGCGGAATTGTTTCCCGTCGGCGCCGTGCCGCTGCGTGATCGAGTCGCACTTTTGACCCGTGCGACCGAGTTGCTGCGCATGCCGCCGAGCTTGTCGCCGCTGACAAAATATCGTCTTGCCGACATGCAGGCCGCGACCTTGCGGCTGTATGCCGAGCTTGCAGATGAGGCCGTGCGATGATTTTATTTCTGCGCACGCAGTGGCCGCTGATCCTGCTATTGCTCGTGCCAGTGTTGTTGCCGTTTGGGCGCACCGCTGAGGCGCCGCTCAGCATCGCCGCGATCATCGGTGTGATTTTGCTGTTGCGTCAGCACGGAGTGTGGCGAAAATCCGCATCGCTGGGTCTTATGCTGCTGTTGTTCGCGTGTTATTGGCTGCCGGCATTTTTCTCTGCGTTCGACTCGGTGGTGCCGGCGAAAAGTTGGGAGACGGTCGCGGGCGATCTGCGTTTTCTGCCGTTCGCGGTGTTCGCTGGATACGCGCTGCGGCAGACGAACATCTGGCCACGCATGCAATGCCTGATCGCACTGATCGTGCTGGTCTGGCTGCTCGATGCGTGGCTGCAAATCTTGACCGGATTCAGCCTCGGCGGCGCAGCGGACAAGGAGCATCTATCCGGCATTTTTGGTGCCGACAATCTCAAGCTCGGACCGGTGCTCGCGGTGCTTTCGCCGTTTCTGTTGCTCGAAGCCCGCGCGCGTTTTTCGCGGACGGGACTGATTGCGGCGTTTTTATTTTTGCTGGTGCCGATTCTGCTCGCCGGCGAACGCGCGAGCTGGCTGAGTTTTGCGCTCGTCTGTCTGATCATGCTGTGGCGCGAAACACGCGCGCCGCTGCGATTCGCCGTGTGGTGCATGGCGGCGCTGACGGGTGCATGTTTTGTGGCGGCGATCGCGTGGCAAACATCGCCGGGTTTCGCCGCGCGTATGCAGCGCTCGCTGCTCGTGCTGCAGGGCACGCATAGCGCGGTCGATGAAGCCTCGGCCGGGCGCTTGCGCATCTGGCATACCGCACTGGCGATGGGCGCGGCGCATCCGCTCAACGGCGTTGGTGTGCGCGGCTTTCGTTATGCGTATGCGACGTATGCCGAACCCGGCGATTTTTTCGTCGATCCGGTCACGCACGAAGGCGCATCGCATGCGCATCAACTGCTGCTGGAACTGTTCAGCGAGACCGGTCTGATCGGCGTATTCGCGTGGTTGATCGGTGCCTGGTTCGCGATACGCGCATGGTGGCGCGCTGATGTACCGACACGTTTGCGCGCACTTGCGCCGGGGCTCGCGTTGGTCGCCATGTGTTTTCCATTGAACACCCATCTCGCGTTTTATTCGGCGTGGTGGGGTTTGTTGTTCTGGTGGCTGCTGGCCTTGTATTGCGCCGCGTTGCAGAGCGAATCGCACGAGGTCACAACGCATGTCGCGTGAACCGCTTTCCGCCGTCATCACTACCTTGAATAACGCGGCAACCTTGGAGCGTTGTCTCGCGAGCGTGGCCTGGGCCGACGAGATCGTGTTGCTCGATTCCGGCAGCAGCGATGCGACGCTGACGATTGCGGAGAAATTTCATTGCCGCATTTTCAGCGAGCCGTTCAAAGGCT
The sequence above is drawn from the Pseudolysobacter antarcticus genome and encodes:
- a CDS encoding post-PEP-CTERM-1 domain-containing protein → MLLKLTFCLMVLPLAAAAQSNAPSDGIPASSALITAAAESATKKITALHRRFDSGLDAGPTDSAPTISAGLRVIIDPRTHELRDDPANAAQAQQIEATNAQLPRPDYSKMTVETKADGTVVLHTNGQIMMRSSVRLNADGSYDEICAPSAAANPATIKLGDPIKTNGEKSP
- the aceE gene encoding pyruvate dehydrogenase (acetyl-transferring), homodimeric type, giving the protein MNILQDILNQDLDPVETQEWIDALNAVIGVDGAERAHYLLERMVDATRRAGGHLPFMPTTEYVNTIPTSAEPHSPGDAAIEWRIRSILRWNALATVVRANRKPGELGGHIASFASSATLYDVGFNHFFHAPDETHPGDLLYVQGHSSPGIYARAFLEGRISEEQLDNFRMETGGKGLSSYPHPWLMPEFWQTPTVSMGLGPISAIYQARFWKYLEGRKLMPESNRKVWCFMGDGETDEPESLGAITLGGREKLDNLVFVINCNLQRLDGPVRGNGKIIQELEGAFRGAGWNVVKVVWGSYWDPLLARDTKGVLRKLMMETLDGEYQNCKAFGGAYTREHFFGKYPETAEMVANLSDEDIWRLNRGGHDPHKVYAAYAEAMAHKGQPTVILAKTVKGYGMGLAGESLNPTHNQKKMDTAAVKAFRDRFAIPVPDDKLDDVPYYHPGVDSPEVKYMLEKRKALGGFLPHRRTKSESLPTPDLAFFEQVTKSTGEREISTTMAFVRALNLTLRDKIIAPRIVPIVADEARTFGMEGMFRQIGIYAPFGQKYKPVDADQLMYYREDQTGQVLQEGITEAGAMGSWLAAATSYSTNNLPMLPVFIFYSMFGMQRIGDLCWLAGDMRARGFLIGGTAGRTTLNGEGLQHEDGHSHLLAGAIPNCRSYDPTFAYEVAVIMQDGMRRMLTEQEDCFYYVTVMNENYAHPEMPAGAEEGIVKGMYLFKDGGKAKLKAQLLGSGTILREAIFAAELLEKDFGVKCDIWSCPSFNALRRDGFDAERDNRLHPEAKKPRKAYVTECLEGRQGPAIAATDYVRNYADQIRAFVPQKYTVLGTDGFGRSDTRANLRRFFEVDRFYIAHATIAALADEGKLTKADVSKAIKLYGIDPEKANPIGV
- a CDS encoding DUF805 domain-containing protein, with amino-acid sequence MDWYIGVLKKFADFSGRARRKEFWMFILFSLIISFVLAFIDGLLGMRAANGFGLLSGLYTLAVLVPSIAVAVRRLHDRDMTGWFYLLMLVPLANIALIVIFCLEGTRGSNQYGPDPKGIAG
- a CDS encoding zinc-finger domain-containing protein, whose product is MPQAPFAPVNLIPANAENRYEVTSADLPLSCPMPGMSLWNSHPKVYLAIEATGGAKCPYCGAQYVLLD
- a CDS encoding glycosyltransferase, with the protein product MLSVVQLLPALNAGGVERSTLEIGAALVAAGHRSIVISAGGRLLPQLLAQGSEHIAVPVGQKSLATLRHIWTLKRLFAELKPDIVHARSRLPAWLAYCAMRGMHGLRPHFVTTVHGLNSPGRYSAIMTRGERVICVSDTVRDYVRKHYPQTDPARLSVIPRGIAPDEFPFAYQPSSAWREKFFAEFPQLAGAPLLTLSGRGTRLKGHHDAIELLADLKAQGINARLILLGAREPGRETYIAELEQLAAVRGVSEAIAITAPRADVRDVYAISALVLQLSNKPESFGRTVVEALSLGRPVLGYAHGGVGELLAELFPVGAVPLRDRVALLTRATELLRMPPSLSPLTKYRLADMQAATLRLYAELADEAVR
- a CDS encoding O-antigen ligase family protein; the encoded protein is MILFLRTQWPLILLLLVPVLLPFGRTAEAPLSIAAIIGVILLLRQHGVWRKSASLGLMLLLFACYWLPAFFSAFDSVVPAKSWETVAGDLRFLPFAVFAGYALRQTNIWPRMQCLIALIVLVWLLDAWLQILTGFSLGGAADKEHLSGIFGADNLKLGPVLAVLSPFLLLEARARFSRTGLIAAFLFLLVPILLAGERASWLSFALVCLIMLWRETRAPLRFAVWCMAALTGACFVAAIAWQTSPGFAARMQRSLLVLQGTHSAVDEASAGRLRIWHTALAMGAAHPLNGVGVRGFRYAYATYAEPGDFFVDPVTHEGASHAHQLLLELFSETGLIGVFAWLIGAWFAIRAWWRADVPTRLRALAPGLALVAMCFPLNTHLAFYSAWWGLLFWWLLALYCAALQSESHEVTTHVA